Proteins encoded within one genomic window of Ranitomeya variabilis isolate aRanVar5 chromosome 4, aRanVar5.hap1, whole genome shotgun sequence:
- the LOC143767014 gene encoding uncharacterized protein LOC143767014 has product MASSPASGQSARGSAASSSEGEGTQREQGDRCQDGSSGRQVSQRDHRDSIDVELLISSIQERGPLWDSRDPRHMDQVVSRRLWAEVAKSLWDGFDSASAKDKGTFMTKLRTRWRSIKDRFNKGLRAEEEQSRSGAAAAKSVPYKYNRQLQFLRPVLGRRQTHSSTLQRAPPCEAELHGSPSEPSQPSHSDSRPAPPSSGEPAAGTSGFPLPEASGAPSFGNSRQRQRASDRSVMPEFLHLGTVFQNGFKALRDEMSSMGRRLEILEAELTNPAKHFLSTIAKGMVENLTPELQISVMQDCHNSYVRALQQSRVAQSATLPVVPSLASVTPTTAAESLQPPHPGPSAGRRHHSHHTSVRPTPAPARPSSSRRSASGGDAAEGREKKKRKHKRRHTDTHPEAQVLAAPGHTPSRRGSSHSRSSQGQPSQKRRRLVLPPPSSTDEAVSPVYPAGGLDLPSSLLQYGGSSSSTTPTLRSRTRSYRSPLVADVDPPSDVDTP; this is encoded by the exons ATGGCGAGTTCTCCAGCATCTGGCCAATCGgcgagggggagtgcg gcttcttcaagtgagggggaaggcacacagcgggagcagggagatcggtgccaagatgggtcgtcaggccggcaa gtttcacaacgggaccacaggGACAGTATCgatgtggagctcctgatctccagcatccaggagcgtggcccgttgtgggacagccgtgacccccggcacatggaccaggtggtttctaggcgtttgtgggcagaggtggcaaagtcgctgtgggatggctttgacagtgcctccgccaaggacaaaggcaccttta tgacaaagttgaggaccagatggcgatccataaaggaccgtttcaataaggggctccgtgcagaggaggagcaatcgaggagtggtgctgctgcggccaagtcggttCCATATAAATACAACCGCCAATtacagttcttaagaccggtccttggccgccgaca gacacacagcagcaccctccagcgagctcccccctgtgaagcggaacttcatggatcgccatctgagccgtcacagccatcccacagcgacagcaggcctgcaccaccatcatctggagaaccggctgccggtacgtcaggttttcccctgcccgaggcctctggcgcaccttcgttcgggaattcccgacagcgccagcgggcctcggacaggtcagtcatgcctgaatttttgcacttgggcacggtgttccagaacggtttcaaggcgttgagagatgaaatgtccagtatgggacggcgccttgaaatcctggaagccgagctcacaaatccggcaaaacattttttaagcacaattgctaagggcatggtggaaaaccttacgccggaactccagatttcggtgatgcaggactgccacaattcttacgtgagggctctgcagcagtctcgggtcgcgcagtcagcgacactgcccgtagtgccgtcgctggctagcgtgactccgactactgctgcagagtcactccagccaccccaccctggtccaagtgccgggcgacgccaccacagccaccataccagtgtgcggcccactcctgctcctgccaggccctcatcctcccgtaggagtgcttctgggggagatgccgccgaaggcagggaaaaaaaaaaaagaaaacataagaggaggcacacagacacacacccagaggcacaggttctggctgctccaggacacacaccatctcgtcgtggctctagccacagcaggagcagccagggccaaccaagccaaaaaagaaggcggcttgtgttgcctcctccctcctccactgacgaggcggtctccccagtgtaccctgcggggggtttggacctgccCTCAAGCCTCCTTCAGtatggcggctcctcctcctctaccactcCCACTCTCAGGTCCAGAACTCGAAGCTACCGGTCACCGCTGGTAGCGGATGTTGATCCACCCTCGGATGTTGATACCCCCTAA